AATCAAGGTTTCCTTTCAAACATAATACCCATTCCCCCCCGAAACCCACCACGGGTATTCTCTTCGCTTTGGCTCTGTTGTTTAATAGTGGTGTTAAATTAGTTGCCAGGACTTAACGAATGAACAATTTTTGTACTCATTAATATCAATAATATAGTTGCTGGTGCCCTTGTAAGTCAGCTGTAGCTGCAAGAGGGGTAAATAAACTGATcgatcgatcaatcaatcaatcaatcaatcaatccatcaATCAAACAGTTTTCTTTGAGTTTAGACCAACACAAAATCATTAATTTGTTATCAATGACTTATTGTTAAGGCCACTCTTACCTGAGCACTAGCTGGCTTTACTTCTGCAGAGCGAAAGCCAATCAGCTTCAACATTGCTTCGGCAGCCCTCTTTTTAGCTTCTTTTTTGTTTGGGCCTGCTCCTGAGGCAGAGTGAGGCCCCACTATCACTTGAATGGTGAATTCTCGTTCCTGTGCATTTGCCCCCTGATGAAGGAGTTGATACATTGGGGGTTCTTCACCTCTGCACTGGAATAACTGCCCAAGGATGTTGACAGGATTTAAGGTAGGATCAATatctccttttgttttcttgtcatTTGCTATGCGAGGTCCATGACGAACAAACCATCCAACTTTCTTGAGGTTTTCATCTTGGGCAGGCAGCTCTGGTAGTTTGTTTAGCTCTTGGAGCATTTTCCTTGCTGCCTCTTGTTTGGCATCCTTTTTCTTACAACCCTCACCCTGAGTCACAAATTCACCCACAGTCATGCTCACCACAAAGCGTTTCATGTGAGGAGGACCACTGCTACTCACATCTTCAAATCCAACTAGAAGTTTGCGCTTTGAAGCTATTTCATATAATTGGCTAATTTCTGATTTTAATTCTGGGGTGGTGCTTTTTGGTGAAGACTCTGGTTGCGAAACAATACTTTCATTACCATTCTGGACCACAGCTTCTATATTAGCAGGCTTGATTAATTCTCCCTGTTCTCCAGCAGCAGCAAGTGCCTCTCTGATTACTCTAACAGCTTTTGACGCAGCATTTTTTTGAGCAGCTCGCTTGTCACAACCTTCACCATAGAATTCTTGATCTCCCATTATAAGCTTAACACAGGCGATCCTTGGTATACGTGGAGGTGCAGAGCGTGGATGGTAGTCATTATGTATGTATGAGCGGTAGTGATTGTCTTGTCCTGTGTAGGGGTGAAGCATCCCATAAGGTGATCGTGGACGGCGAAAGCCTCCATGATGGTACCCTGGTATCTGATGTTGCATTTGAAAGGCTTGATAACCCATGTTAACAGGATGTTGGTAAGCCATTTTGGGTGCCAGCTCCTCGTACTTGATCAACTTGCCAAGCTTCATGGCCAAAACGTTGAGTTCAACAGTTGGGGTGACATGAACCTGTTGAACTCTAGGTTTTCCGACTTCTGGCATACAAAGGCCACATTTCTCTAGTCCCAAATTAGCGGCAGCGTGCTTCGCAGCCCTGATTCTTGTAGCTTTGCCCTCCCAAGTACCAACATCGCCCAGTGTAAGTTGAACGGTAAAGGTTCGCTTGTGAGCTGGTCCGCTTTCCTCGGTGACTTTGTATTCTGGGTTTAACTTGTTCGCTTTTGCAAGTTCGTTCATCAAGCTGACTGGTGTTTTTTGGACCATGGTGAGGAATTGGGAACTTGATAAAGCGAATTATCTAAAACTGGTCGTAAAGAATAGAGAAGAAAGACGACTTTAAGTAACGAGTCGAGAGACGAATAACAAGAAGGTTTAAAAGATGGCCACTTCCACTGTGAGATCCGAAGTTTATCGTTCGAAATTACCAAAAATTTCTGCAAAGAAATAGGTGGTAATTACcaagaaaagaagagaagaaacaGCGAGGAGGCCTCACacttttgaagaaatttgttttctttcaaaagtgGACAAAATCGCCGAACATGAGGTCTGCTCGCTTTTTgcggggcaggtacaaaacacaggccacagggcacaggtcataggtcattgttttactaatacagaatgtatcctaaacattcataaaagctaaccttaagcctaattaggcctaaacaagcgtttttaggcttaaggttagctcttatgaatgtttaggatactttctgtattggtaaaacaatgacctgtgccctgtgacctgtgttttgtacctgccgctttTTGCGTCACTCGGAAGGAACTGGTATCCCAATAGGCCTTAAGCCCGTGAAGGGGTTTTTGTAAAATCAGGAATCCGAAACCTGAAATCCGAAATCCGGAATATAGCATACTAGTAGAGTCGATTCAAATGATCTAATACCTTTCAAAATGTTTACTTTCATTTGCTGAGAAATCAGTCGCTTGCTGATTCCTTTTGGGGCAACGCTAAAACccggaatctggaatccggaatcacagtacaatacagagaggaAACACCATCCTAAACATTCAGAAAAGCTAACCtgaggcctaaaaacgtttgtttaggcctaattaggcctaaggttagcttttatgaatgtttaggatagtgtttactctctgtattgtactgtgattccggattccggattccgggttttaagGGTTGCCCTTCCTTTTGAGGGGGGATGAGTTTTTTAATCTTAATCGTGAGGTGATTGCCATTGGCATTATTGTTCTCACGCTCTACTTAGAGTCGAGTTAATtaattacaattaattttatattccaaataaattattttta
The genomic region above belongs to Montipora capricornis isolate CH-2021 chromosome 5, ASM3666992v2, whole genome shotgun sequence and contains:
- the LOC138048889 gene encoding double-stranded RNA-binding protein Staufen homolog 2-like, whose protein sequence is MVQKTPVSLMNELAKANKLNPEYKVTEESGPAHKRTFTVQLTLGDVGTWEGKATRIRAAKHAAANLGLEKCGLCMPEVGKPRVQQVHVTPTVELNVLAMKLGKLIKYEELAPKMAYQHPVNMGYQAFQMQHQIPGYHHGGFRRPRSPYGMLHPYTGQDNHYRSYIHNDYHPRSAPPRIPRIACVKLIMGDQEFYGEGCDKRAAQKNAASKAVRVIREALAAAGEQGELIKPANIEAVVQNGNESIVSQPESSPKSTTPELKSEISQLYEIASKRKLLVGFEDVSSSGPPHMKRFVVSMTVGEFVTQGEGCKKKDAKQEAARKMLQELNKLPELPAQDENLKKVGWFVRHGPRIANDKKTKGDIDPTLNPVNILGQLFQCRGEEPPMYQLLHQGANAQEREFTIQVIVGPHSASGAGPNKKEAKKRAAEAMLKLIGFRSAEVKPASAQGDKGVKIEKTESEPKGPFNDPSSGSQTATILRRQLKPGLLPMVPELAKHMRSDIMTSVVAPIAQVKEVPQEPVVQGELNQAPGAPVVKAAAPILTAVQKLLHLAELEGLRSSKYIQN